Proteins found in one Podarcis muralis chromosome 5, rPodMur119.hap1.1, whole genome shotgun sequence genomic segment:
- the ZRANB2 gene encoding zinc finger Ran-binding domain-containing protein 2: MSTKNFRVSDGDWICPDKKCGNVNFARRTSCNRCGREKTTEAKMMKAGGTEIGKTLAEKSRGLFSANDWQCKTCGNVNWARRSECNMCNTPKYAKLEERTGYGGGFNERENVEYIEREESDGEYDEFGRKKKKYRGKPVGPASILKEVEDKESEGEGEEEEDEDGDLSKYKLDEDEDEEDADLSKYNLDASEEEDSTKKKSTTRRSRSKSRSSHSRSSSRSSSHSSSRSRSRSRSSSSSRSRSHSTSRERSRSRGSKSRSSSRSVRGSSTPRKRSYSSSRSSSSPERSRKRSRSRSSSGDRKKRRTKSLSPERHRRSSSGSSHSGSRTSSKKK; encoded by the exons ATGTCGACCAAGAATTTCCGCGTCAGCGACGGCGACTGGATCTGCCCGGACAAAAA GTGTGGAAACGTTAACTTTGCTAGAAGAACCAGCTGCAACAGATGTGGTCGAG AAAAAACCACAGAGGCCAAGATGATGAAAGCTGGGGGAACTGAGATAGGGAAGACACTTGCTGAAAAAAGCCGTGGTCTATTCAGTGCTAATGACTGGCAGTGTAAAAC ATGTGGCAACGTTAATTGGGCCAGGAGATCAGAATGCAATATGTGCAACACACCAAAATATGCCAAACTTGAGGAAAGGACAG GATACGGTGGGGGCTTTAATGAAAGAGAGAATGTTGAATACATAGAACGTGAAGAGTCAGATGGGGAATATGATGAG TTTGGtcgcaaaaagaaaaaatacagaggGAAGCCTGTTGGTCCTGCATCTATCCTAAAGGAAGTTGAAGATAAGGAAtctgaaggagaaggagaagaagaggaggatgaggaTGGAGATCTGTCGAAGTATAAGTTGGATGAG gatgaagatgaagaagatgcAGATCTCTCAAAATATAATCTTGATGCTAGTGAGGAAGAAGATTCCACCAAGAAGAAATCTACAACTAGGCGCAGCCGTTCCAAGTCTCGATCTTCTCATTCACGATCTTCATCTCGCTCATCCTCCCACTCAAGCTCAAGGTCTAGGTCCAG GTCAAGAAGCTCTTCCAGCTCAAGGTCAAGATCTCATTCCACTTCCAGAGAACGTTCTAGATCTCGTGGGTCGAAATCAAG ATCCAGCTCCAGATCCGTCAGGGGTTCTTCAACCCCAAGAAAAAGATCTTACTCAAGCTCTCGCTCATCATCTTCCCctgagagaagcagaaagagaagCCGATCTAGATCTTCATCTGGTGATCGCAAAAAAAGGCGAACGAAATCACtgtcacctgaaag ACATCGAAGGTCATCATCTGGATCTTCTCATTCTGGATCCCGTACAAGTTCTAAAAAGAAATAA